Within Limisalsivibrio acetivorans, the genomic segment CGCATTGATAATACCGGGTGCGCTAACAGCCGGGGGAACACCCGCCGCATCCGCCGCCGGAATAGCAGTATCCGCAGTCCTGGCATGGCGGGGAATCAGCCTTACTGCCGTTTTCGCCTCAGGTGTTGCCGCCGTTTATCTGTTTTCGTACCTTATGTAGTCGGGAGAGTACAAAAAAAGCCCCGCTTGGGACGGGGCAATGTATAGGTTGTGTCGCGTTACTGCTCACTCTGTTGATTTCTTGAAAAACTCCGAAAGGTGCATAACCTCCTGCTTCATGCCGTTCTTCTGCGCTCCTCCGTTTATCTGGATAACGCATCCGGGGCAATCCGCAAGGACTATGTCCGCACCTGTTTTTTCGATGTTGTCCAGCTTCTTGCCTAGAACACCGGAGGATATCTCCGCATAGTCGAAGGACCATGAACCACCGAAGCCGCAGCAAACATCTGAATCCTGCATAGGAACGAAAGCATCACCGAGGAGATCTGCGAGGATACCCTCTGCGGAAACACCAAGACCCCTTCCCTGATGGCAGGGGGTGTGGTAGGTAACCTTCTTGTCTTTCGGGAGATTCAGTTTTATACCCTTCTCAGCCATGAACATGCCGAGGGATTTAACCTTGGGGGATATCCTTTCTGACAGTTCCCTGTTCTCACCTTCGGTGTACTCGGGGAAGTCCTCCACGATAGCCATGCCGCAGCTGGGGCAGAGAACAAGGTATGCCTCGTAGTCGTCGGGGTTCTTCATATATTTAAGGTTGTTCTGTATAGTCTTCTTGCCGCTTTCACCGTCTCCGGCATGGATTGCAGGGAGACCGCAGCAGGCGGCCTTTTCGGGTGTATCCACCTCGTAGCCTGCATCCTCTAGGATCTTCACAAGGGCATGCCCCATCTGGGGATAGAAATATTCCACAGCGCAACCGGGATAGAAGAACACCCTGCCCTTGGGGGCAGGCGGGGTGTTCTTGCTATGGCTGTCCGTGAAAGTATCTCCTTTGATGGAGGGAAGCATCCTGAAGTTTATTTCACGGCCCGCCAGGGGTATTGTTTTTATGTACTCCCCATCCTTTGATGTAAGGGGTGAGGAGAACGCAGAAGCCGCCTTCATTGCTTTGCGGAATGCGGCATCGTTCGCCATTATATTCTTATAGAAAAACTTGCGGGGGAGTCCGAGACCGTATTTATCGCCCATCATCACATTGAGCTCGGCGATGATCCTCTGAAGATCGATCCCTGCGGGGCAGTTTGCACTGCACGCCTTGCAGCCGATGCAGAGCTTGAGGATGTCTTTGGCGTTGTCGTCGCCGTGGAACATGGCGGTCATTATTAGGCCGATGGCTCCTATATATACGTGTCCGAAAACGTGTCCGCCCACCATCTCATAGGCGGGGCATATGTTTGCGCAGCTTCCGCAGCGGATGCACTTGAGAGCCTCTTTGAGAAGAGGGTGATCAAGATAATCGAGCCGGCCGCTGTCGAGAAATACGTAGTGTACTTCCTTATTTCCGGTTTCGTTCTTGATGGAGGGGTTCTGCCCCTTAATCCATGTTGTATACGTTGTTATGATCTGACCCGTTGCGCTCTTCGGGAGCATACGAACAACCTTGAGCCCTTCCCGGAAGGTGGGCACAAGCTTTTCATATCCCACAAGCACAACGTGTACTGGGGGTATTGTTGAGGATAGCCTTGCGTTACCTTCGTTGGTTACGATGCCTATGGTTCCTGTTTCGGCTACGGCAACGTTTGCCCCGGTTATACCTACCCCTGCCTTGAAGTAGAATTCACGCAGGTTGTTACGGGCTACCTTGACCATCTCGCCGATATCCTCACGGCTGACGGTCTCTCCCGTATGGTTCTCGAAAAGTTCCGAGACCTGTCCCCGTGTTTTGTGGATGGCGGGCATAACCATATGGGAAGGGTGTTCGCCGGCGAGCTGTAGTATCCATTCGCCGAGATCCGTTTCTATGGGTTTGAGGTTCTCCGACTCGAGGTAGTCATTGAGCTTGATCTCCTCGGAGGTCATTGATTTTGATTTTACGAGATATTCGGAATCCTTCTGCTTAGCAAGATCTGCGATGTATTTACAGGCATCTGCAGCATCCTTAGCCTGATAAACCTTGGCGCCTGCGGATTCTGCATTGTCCTTAAACTGTGAAAACAGCTCGTTCACCTTCTCCTTGCTGAGCTCCTTAACGCTGTTCATCTCGCTCTGTAGCTCTTTGAAGTCGAATCCTGTATATGCCTTGTCTCTGGACTGCTTATATGCGGAGGAGAAGTTCTTAAGGGCCGTGTATAGGTCCTTATCGCTGATCTTCTCCTTTATTTTGCTCTTCATGCTCATCTTATACACCCTTAACTATGAATACTGTCATTTTTACAGGACCGTGTACGCCTATGGTGAGAACCCTTTCGATATCCGCTGTTCTGCTGGCGCCTGTTATGAATGCTATGTATGAATAGGGGTTTTTGTTCTTTTCGGTCATGTATTCTTCTATTTCGTCCAGTGTCATAACTATTCTGGATTCCGGCACGACAGCGTAAAGATGTTCTGCCAGACAGGTTGCCATGCGGAGCTTCTCATCCCAGCTGTTGACGACAACGGAGCCGGTTTCGCCGATGGCATAGTCCGCCTCAACAACTGCAGCCTCAATACCCGCTTCGGTTATCTCGGTGTTTGTTTCTGTGATACCTATTAAGGGGATGTTTGCATAGGAGGGCTTGAGCTCCTCAATTTTTTGTTTCAGCTCCTCGCTGGTAACAAGCACATTCTCATTGCTCACCATCTCGGAGAAATGAATAAATCTTTCCAGAACACTTGTATCGTTCATTATACAGCCTCTGTGGTTTAAATAGTAATTGGTAATACCAGTAAGCTAAAGCAATACACCACCCCAGTCAACAGTTTTTTATTTCAACGAACGATTGCTTATTAGTTAAAAAAATAAACCCCAAAAGCTTTGAAAAGACGACCAAATAGGGCTTTTGTGTATATCGTTTCTTTCAAACGTTTTTATAAACGGATCGATATTTACTGTTGACATTATCACGAAGCTGGAATAAAGGTAATACCATCTGAACATATTCATATTTCAGTCAGGAGGTAATTGTTTATGAAACGCAGAATCTTTTCATTGGTAATGGTTCTTATGTTTGCCTTCAGCCTTTCAGCTGTTGCAGCAGACAAGAAGTACCGCTGGAAAATGATCGAGACCTGGACAACCGGAATTCCCTTCCACAATGTAGCTCAGCACTTCTGTGATACAGTTGACGAGATCACAGACGGACAGCTCACTATCAAGCTCTTCCCCGCTGGTGCTATCGTTCCTGCTTTCGAGGTTTTCGATGCAGTACGTAACGGTGTTGCAGAGATGGGCCACGACTGGTCCGGATACTGGAAAGGTAAGGATCAGGCATTCGTAGCCTTCGCATCCGTTCCCTTCGGTTTCGACGCAATGGACTACACTATGTGGTTCTACGGCGCTGACGGTATGGAGCTTGCAAACGAGCTTTATGCTGAATACGGTCTTATTCCCTTCCCCACAGGAAACACTGGTCAGGAACTCGGTTTCTTCACGAAGAAGCCCGTTAATGAGATCAGCGATATGGAAGGTATGAAAGTACGTACAGTGGGTTGGGCTGCTGATATTCTTACTCAGCTCGGCGTATCTGTTTCCCCCATGCCCGGCGGCGAGGTTTACCTTGCACTTGAGAGAGGGGTTATCGACTCTGCAGAGTTCTCCTCACCCTCAATCACACTCCCCATGGGATTCCACGAAGTTGCTAAGAACGTTGTTGAGCCCGGCTGGCACCAGCCCTCTGTTCAGCTTATGAGCATGGTAAACAAGAAGGCTTACGACAAGCTTCCCAAGCACCTTCAGAAAGCTATTGAAGTTGCAGCTAAAGAAACTCAGGTTTGGTCCATGGGTTACTTCGAAGCTAAAAACGCTGAGGCTATAAGAGAATACAAGAAGGCTGGCGTTAACTTCACAAAACTCAGCGAAGACTCACTCAACGAGCTTGCTAAGACTTCCAAGGCTTACCTTGACGGCCTTCGTAAGAAGCACCCCTACCTCGACAAGGTTCTTGCTTCTCAGGAGAACTTCAAGGCAGACTTCGCTAACTGGCGTGACCTTCGCAGCGGTCTTGCTGCATGGCCCTACGACCAGTACATCGACGGCAAGCATTTTCAGTAATCACCGAATTGTAATTGTTTAATAACTAAACCGTAAAGGGGGCTTTAACGGCCCCCTTTCGTTTCATTTTTAAACTTTCGGAGACAGGCATGAACAAACTAATTAATTTTCTCGAAGCCATAAACGAATACGTCGGCAGAGCCGTTAGTGTTATCGGCTTCGTTCTGCTGTTTGTGGTCATGTACGAGGTAATAGCCCGTAAGATATTCTCATCCCCTACAATCTGGGGCTTTGAGCTCAGCTACATGCTTTACGGCGCTCTTTTTATCCTCGGTGCAGGCTATACACTTAAGCACAAGATGCACATATCCATCGATGTTATATACGGCGCCCTTCCTAAAAAGGTTCAGGGTATCATGGACATCGTAGGATATATCATATTCTTCTTTCCCTTTATGGGCGTTGCAATATATGCAACCGGAAAATTTACATTGCAGTCATGGCAGGGACTAGAACACGGCCAATCGGCGTGGGCACCTGCTATATATCCATATAAAACCCTGATTCCGATCGGCTTCATTCTGCTTACTATCCAAGGTATTGCAGAGTTCTTGAAGGCGTTCAGGAAGTTCAAAAGTGAGGAAAGCTAAATGGGCGCTGATATACTATCGGTAGCGATGTTTTTAATCCTCCTTATTGCGGTGTTCCTGGGCCACCCCCTCGGCTTCACCCTTGGAGGACTCGGGATCATTTTCGGACTGGTGGGGTACGGCCCTGGAGCATTCTTTATCCTCGCCAATAAAACTTACGGTCTGATGACAAACTATGTTCTCGTTGCCATCCCTCTGTTCATTCTGATGGCGCAGTTCCTTGATAAATCGGGAGTTGCAGAGGAATTGTACGAAACGATGTACATTGTACTGGGGCCAATTAGAGGCGGTCTCGCCCTTGCCACCATCGTGGTTAGTACGGTTTTTGCCGCAACCACAGGTATCATCGGAGCTTCCGTTGTGGCTATGGGTCTTCTCGCCGCACCTTCAATGGTTAAAAAAGGATACAGCTATTCGCTGACAGCGGGGGTTATTACCGCGGGTGGAACGCTTGGAATTTTGATACCCCCATCGATCATGCTGGTTGTTTACGGTGGTCTGGTGGGTATCTCGGTGGGTAAACTCTTCCTCGCCGCTTTCGTTCCCGGGCTTATGCTTGCGACCCTGTATCTTGTTTATACATTCATCTACTGTTTCTTTAATCCCGATGCTGGTCCTCCCCTTCCCAAGGCGGACAGGCACCACTCCGCAGGTAGAAAGTTCATCATGGCTACAAAGTCCATGATGCCCCCGATATTCCTTATTCTGGCAGTTCTTGGAAGTATCGGTGCTGGAATCGCAACTCCCACAGAGGCCGCAGGTCTTGGTTGTGTTGGTGCGCTTCTTCTTGCAGCAGGTAACAAGAGACTCGACCTTAAACTTATGAAGGATGCACTTATTGCAACGCTGAAGATCACCTGTATGGTTATGATCATCTTCGTTGGTGCAAACTTCTATACATCTGTGTTCATGGGCCTTGGCGGTGGTGATGTTTTCACTGATCTCCTTTTCTCCATCAGTGACAACAAGTATGTGATCCTTACCATCATGATGTTCATCGTGTTCCTTCTTGGAATGTTCGTGGACTGGCTTGGTATCCTGCTTCTCTGTGTGCCGATATTTACGCCCATCGCAGTGGATCAGCTCGGCTTCAACCCCCTTTGGTTCGCCCTGCTCGTATCCATAAACCTTCAGATGTCATTCCTTACGCCCCCCTTCGGGTATGCACTGTTCTATCTTAAGGGAGTTGCGCCAGAGGGTATGACACTTGGGCACATTTATAAGGGTATTATCCCCTTTGTACTCCTGCAGCTTGTGGGACTTGCGCTCTGCGTATCCTTCCCTCAGATCGTTACATGGCTGCCGGATCTTATATTTAAGTAAACAGCAGATTTGTGAGGTTAGTATAAATGTCAGCCGCAATTAATGGAAAATTCAAAGAAATAGTGGGTTCGGACAACTTTTGGGATGAACCCGCTGATCTGATGTGCTACAGCTACGATTCTGCATTTGAGAAGCCCGTTCCACCGGATATGGTGGTTAAACCTTCGGACTATGATCAGGTGCAGAAGGTCATCCAGCTGTGCCGTGATGCGGATATTCCGTTAATTACAAGAGGAGCGGGGACGAATCTCTCCGGAGGTACAGTTCCCGTCTCCGGCGGCTGCGTTATGCTCACCACCGGCTTAAATAAGATCCTCGAAGTTAATACAGAGGATCTCTATGCCGTTACCCAGTCCGGAGTTGTTACGGCGAAGTTTGCCGAGCACATATCCGATCACGGACTCCTATATCCTCCGGATCCGGGTAGTATGAAGATGTCCACCATGGGGGGCAACGTTGCTGAGAACGCCGGAGGGCTTAGGGCTCTCAAATACGGTGTTACCAGTGACTATCTCATGGGTGTAAAGTTTTTTGACATGGATGGTAACCTTGTCATAGGTGGAGGGCGTACGGTTAAGCTTGTTACCGGATATAACCTCCCCGGCCTTATGGTCTCTTCCGAGGGGATGCTGGGGGTTATGGTCGAGCTCATTATGAAGATCGTTCCCGTACCAGAGGCGAAGAAATCCATGCTTGTGAGCTTCGGTGATGTTATAAAGGCTAGCGAGACTGTATCCAAGATTATACAGGCAAAGATCCTCCCCGCCACCCTTGAGCTCATGGACAATTTCACCATAAAAACCGTTGAAGAGGCCACAAATATAGGCCTCCCCGTCGATGCGGATGCGCTTCTGCTCATCGAGGTGGATGGACACCCCGAAGCCGTTGAGGATGAGTACAGGAAGGTTATCGATATATGCGAATCCCTCGGCGGAAGCGTTAAGGTGGCAGAGAACGAGCAGGAGCGAGATGCGCTCTGGGAAGCGAGAAGAAAGTCGCTCAGTTCCCTTGCAAGGCTACGCCCCACTCTCATTCTTGAGGATGCCACAGTACCCCGCAGCCGTATCCCGGAAATGATGCAGGCTGTGCAGAACATAAGAAAGAAATACGACCTTACCATCGGAACATTCGGCCATGCCGGAGATGGAAACCTTCACCCCACAATCCTTACGGATAAGCGGGATGAGCAGGAGATGGCCAGGGTCGAGAAAGCGATAGATGAAATATTTGAAACCGCCCTCAAGCTGGACGGAACTATTAGCGGAGAGCACGGTATAGGTTCTGCGAAGGCAAAGTATCTGGAAAGCGAACTGGGTAAG encodes:
- a CDS encoding AzlD domain-containing protein codes for the protein MKLEPVFVIILMAAVTYVPRMLPVVFLKDLRLAPWLNRFLRFIPYASLGALIIPGALTAGGTPAASAAGIAVSAVLAWRGISLTAVFASGVAAVYLFSYLM
- the ldhH gene encoding L-lactate dehydrogenase (quinone) large subunit LdhH, whose translation is MKSKIKEKISDKDLYTALKNFSSAYKQSRDKAYTGFDFKELQSEMNSVKELSKEKVNELFSQFKDNAESAGAKVYQAKDAADACKYIADLAKQKDSEYLVKSKSMTSEEIKLNDYLESENLKPIETDLGEWILQLAGEHPSHMVMPAIHKTRGQVSELFENHTGETVSREDIGEMVKVARNNLREFYFKAGVGITGANVAVAETGTIGIVTNEGNARLSSTIPPVHVVLVGYEKLVPTFREGLKVVRMLPKSATGQIITTYTTWIKGQNPSIKNETGNKEVHYVFLDSGRLDYLDHPLLKEALKCIRCGSCANICPAYEMVGGHVFGHVYIGAIGLIMTAMFHGDDNAKDILKLCIGCKACSANCPAGIDLQRIIAELNVMMGDKYGLGLPRKFFYKNIMANDAAFRKAMKAASAFSSPLTSKDGEYIKTIPLAGREINFRMLPSIKGDTFTDSHSKNTPPAPKGRVFFYPGCAVEYFYPQMGHALVKILEDAGYEVDTPEKAACCGLPAIHAGDGESGKKTIQNNLKYMKNPDDYEAYLVLCPSCGMAIVEDFPEYTEGENRELSERISPKVKSLGMFMAEKGIKLNLPKDKKVTYHTPCHQGRGLGVSAEGILADLLGDAFVPMQDSDVCCGFGGSWSFDYAEISSGVLGKKLDNIEKTGADIVLADCPGCVIQINGGAQKNGMKQEVMHLSEFFKKSTE
- a CDS encoding LutC/YkgG family protein — protein: MNDTSVLERFIHFSEMVSNENVLVTSEELKQKIEELKPSYANIPLIGITETNTEITEAGIEAAVVEADYAIGETGSVVVNSWDEKLRMATCLAEHLYAVVPESRIVMTLDEIEEYMTEKNKNPYSYIAFITGASRTADIERVLTIGVHGPVKMTVFIVKGV
- a CDS encoding TRAP transporter substrate-binding protein, whose translation is MKRRIFSLVMVLMFAFSLSAVAADKKYRWKMIETWTTGIPFHNVAQHFCDTVDEITDGQLTIKLFPAGAIVPAFEVFDAVRNGVAEMGHDWSGYWKGKDQAFVAFASVPFGFDAMDYTMWFYGADGMELANELYAEYGLIPFPTGNTGQELGFFTKKPVNEISDMEGMKVRTVGWAADILTQLGVSVSPMPGGEVYLALERGVIDSAEFSSPSITLPMGFHEVAKNVVEPGWHQPSVQLMSMVNKKAYDKLPKHLQKAIEVAAKETQVWSMGYFEAKNAEAIREYKKAGVNFTKLSEDSLNELAKTSKAYLDGLRKKHPYLDKVLASQENFKADFANWRDLRSGLAAWPYDQYIDGKHFQ
- a CDS encoding TRAP transporter small permease subunit, producing MNKLINFLEAINEYVGRAVSVIGFVLLFVVMYEVIARKIFSSPTIWGFELSYMLYGALFILGAGYTLKHKMHISIDVIYGALPKKVQGIMDIVGYIIFFFPFMGVAIYATGKFTLQSWQGLEHGQSAWAPAIYPYKTLIPIGFILLTIQGIAEFLKAFRKFKSEES
- a CDS encoding TRAP transporter large permease, whose translation is MGADILSVAMFLILLIAVFLGHPLGFTLGGLGIIFGLVGYGPGAFFILANKTYGLMTNYVLVAIPLFILMAQFLDKSGVAEELYETMYIVLGPIRGGLALATIVVSTVFAATTGIIGASVVAMGLLAAPSMVKKGYSYSLTAGVITAGGTLGILIPPSIMLVVYGGLVGISVGKLFLAAFVPGLMLATLYLVYTFIYCFFNPDAGPPLPKADRHHSAGRKFIMATKSMMPPIFLILAVLGSIGAGIATPTEAAGLGCVGALLLAAGNKRLDLKLMKDALIATLKITCMVMIIFVGANFYTSVFMGLGGGDVFTDLLFSISDNKYVILTIMMFIVFLLGMFVDWLGILLLCVPIFTPIAVDQLGFNPLWFALLVSINLQMSFLTPPFGYALFYLKGVAPEGMTLGHIYKGIIPFVLLQLVGLALCVSFPQIVTWLPDLIFK
- a CDS encoding FAD-binding oxidoreductase is translated as MSAAINGKFKEIVGSDNFWDEPADLMCYSYDSAFEKPVPPDMVVKPSDYDQVQKVIQLCRDADIPLITRGAGTNLSGGTVPVSGGCVMLTTGLNKILEVNTEDLYAVTQSGVVTAKFAEHISDHGLLYPPDPGSMKMSTMGGNVAENAGGLRALKYGVTSDYLMGVKFFDMDGNLVIGGGRTVKLVTGYNLPGLMVSSEGMLGVMVELIMKIVPVPEAKKSMLVSFGDVIKASETVSKIIQAKILPATLELMDNFTIKTVEEATNIGLPVDADALLLIEVDGHPEAVEDEYRKVIDICESLGGSVKVAENEQERDALWEARRKSLSSLARLRPTLILEDATVPRSRIPEMMQAVQNIRKKYDLTIGTFGHAGDGNLHPTILTDKRDEQEMARVEKAIDEIFETALKLDGTISGEHGIGSAKAKYLESELGKGSLIFMDKLKKGLDPKGLLNPHKMGL